The sequence below is a genomic window from Armatimonadota bacterium.
CTGCTCGCATGGCAGAGTAAGGGCTGCCCAGATTGCATCGCAGAGGTCCTCTACATCCAGGAGTTGATATCTGTTCTTGCCGTCACCGAGAAGAGGAAAGCCCCTGCCATCTTTTGCCCAGTCATACAGCAGCGCAAATACACCCAGGCGCTCCGGACCGATAAACGACTTGGGGCGTAATATCGACACGCACATTCCTTTGGAACGATAATTACCGCACACCGCTTCGGCCTCTATCTTGGCCTGACCGTAGTCTCCAACACCGATGAGTTTGTCGGTCTCATATATCGGATGGTGGTCCGGGACGCCGTATACTGCCGTAGAGGATATTTGGACGGACCGCTCAAGGCCGAGCGTGACAGCCATCTCCATAACACTTTTGGTGCCGTCGATATCGGTTGAGTATATATCTTCCTTGCTGTATAGAGGCAGAGCGGCTGCGCAGTGGACAACATGTGTGCAGCCCCGCATCGATGGCTCAAGCATGTTGCGATTGCGTATATCGCCGAGTATCCACGTAATTTGGTCCGCCTCGGGGTAATCAAATGGAGCTATATCATAAGATACGACCTCGGAGCCATGCCTTAACAGATATCTGATTAAGTTAATCCCAAGAAAACCT
It includes:
- a CDS encoding NAD-dependent epimerase/dehydratase family protein, encoding MKVFVTGGSGFLGINLIRYLLRHGSEVVSYDIAPFDYPEADQITWILGDIRNRNMLEPSMRGCTHVVHCAAALPLYSKEDIYSTDIDGTKSVMEMAVTLGLERSVQISSTAVYGVPDHHPIYETDKLIGVGDYGQAKIEAEAVCGNYRSKGMCVSILRPKSFIGPERLGVFALLYDWAKDGRGFPLLGDGKNRYQLLDVEDLCDAIWAALTLPCEQVNDVFNIGAAEFATMKEDFQAVLDCAGFGKRIKCLPAGPAVAILKLLEKLKLSPLYKWVYDTASTDSFVSIEKAQKVLGFSPKYSNKDALIRNYKWYLDNLSSFEHTSGISHRVPWSQGILKIAKMFF